The DNA sequence ACGTTTTCATTGCTGTCATCTAGGTGAGTAAATACGGCGGCGATGTCTACACCCGCATCTAGAAGACTTTGAATACCAGCACAACCAATGTTGTGATAGGCGAAAACCACTGCTTTCATGGGATATTCCTTAAAGTTATTGGTCAAGCTTAGCTTTCGCTAGGCGATGACTTGGATTCGTTGGATGTACGGGCCTGTTGGGTTGCTTCTCCTACTAAAACGTCTTGTACGTAGTAGCGAGGGCGGGCCCTGACATCGGAATAAATTCGGCCAATATACTCACCGAGTAAGCCTAAACCGACAAATTGCGCACCAATAAAGATGAATAAGATCGCGAATAAGGGGAATACCCCATCTACGCCCCACTCTGCGCCATAAAGTAAGCGCATAGCCAGCAAAATTAGACCAAACAAGCTGCCTAAAGCGGCAATAGCACCGCCCACAAGGCTTAGCATTCTTAGAGGCGCGGTAGTCATACTGGTCAGTAAATCAAACATCAGGTTGATTAAACCTAATACATTGTACTTTGACTCACCTTGCTGGCGTTCACTGTGTTCTACATCGATTTCTACGGTATGGCGAGCAAAACCATTCGCCAAAATAGGAATGAAGGTACTGCGCTCGTGGCACTGCAGCATAGCATCAACAACATGGCGACGATAAGCACGTAACATGCAGCCATAGTCGTTCATCTCAACGCCAGTAGATCGCTTGACTATTTTGTTGATTAGCATTGACGGGTAGCGACGTAAGCGGCTGTCTTGGCGATTTTTACGCACTGTACCGACTGAGTCATAACCTTCTTCTGCTTTTGCCACCAAGTTAGGGATTTCTTCAGGAGGGTTTTGTAAATCGGCATCGAGGGTAACGATCAAATCACCGCGAACGTGCTCAAACCCGGCCATTATGGCGTTATGTTGGCCGTAGTTACGGTTTAGGATAATACCGACAATGTGACTGCCTTCATTGGCTGATGCGGCTTCAATAATGTCTGCGCTATTATCTTTACTGCCATCATCAACCAGCAAAACTTCATAGTCTTTGCCCATGGTGTCTGCTGCAGCGCAGGTGCGTTCGATCAGCTCTTGTAAACTGTCGGCTTCGTTATATACCGGAATGACGATAGATACGAAGTTTATCTGTTGCTTATGCCTCATGAAGGGTACCAATAAAGTTAGTTATAGCCGCTACCACTCTTTCAACATCGCTTAGCTGCATGTCTGGGAACAGTGGTAATGAGCAAATTCGTTGACTGTTAAACTCAGTATTGTTCAGATCTGGGTTTATTGCGCCAAAACGTGTTTGATAATTTTCGCGATAGTATTTTTGACTATGGCAGGCTTTAAAGTGAATGCCTGCACCTATATCAACTTGTTTTAGCATACTAATCAGTTGATCACGGTCGAAACCACAAATACTAGGTTCTACTCTTACTATCATTAAATGCCAGCAGTGAGTATGCGGGTAATCCGGAATACTCAGAGGGCTAATTCCATCAACCGTACTCAACAACTGCCGATAGTGGGCCACCAAATTTTGCCGCTGCTTAGTGATTTGCGCTAAGCGTTGCATTTGGCCTAGCCCCAGTACAGCGCAAATATCGGGCATGTTGTACTTATAGCCGGGTTCTATCACCTCGGCCTGAGGTGCACGACCGTGGGTTTCCCGATCAAAGGCATCTACCCCTAAACCATGAAACTTGAGTCGGCGGATCCTGTCGGCTAACTGCCCATCGTTGGTGGTGAATATGCCGCCTTCAGCGGTTGTCACGTTTTTGATTGCATGCAAAGAAAAAATACAGTGACCTGTTTTACCAATAGGGCGGCCTTTATATTCACAACCAATTGCATGGGCTGCATCTTCGACCACTGGTATATTGAAACGTTCCGCTAACGCGTAAATAGCATCCAGATCAAGTGGAGCACCAGCATAATGCACCGGTACAATCAGTTTGGTGTTGTCGGTGATAAGTGCTTCTATACGATCGGCGGTGGTCATCAAGGTATCGGCATCGACATCGACAAATACCGGCTTAGCGCCCATTAGCGTAATTAGATTTACCGTAGATACCCAAGTCATCGAAGGCGTAATTACTTCGTCGCCGGGGCCAATGCCTAGAGCAACTAAAGTAAGGTGTAAACCCGCGGTGGCACTGCTTAAAGCAACGGCATGTTCTGCGCCCGTATAGTCTTTTATCGCCGTTTCTAGCTCGGCGTTTTTCGGCCCCGTGGTTATCCACCCTGATTTTAGTACGTCAACTACAGCATCGATTTCTTGCTGCTCAATAGCTGGGCGACTTAAGGGTAAAAATGTTTGATTCATTATTCAGTCAGCTTATCCATACCAAAGTGCTGCAAATTCTACCCGTGCAAGGGCGTGAATGAAAGGATGAATACCGCTGTTATGCGGTCTTTCAGTAAAAAGGTTAATTTCTGTAAGTGTTTGTTGTATTTCGCTTCTCTTAGCATGTTTTAGGCGACTTCGTGTGACGCGTCGTTTACTAAAAATATCCACATAAAGTGAGCTGTTCAGCGGTTGAGCTTAGGTGTAAAAAAACGGGCCGCAGGGGGAAATCGGTTGTTGCATTGAGTGAAACAATGCGGGCCATCAGCACGGGTTAATCAACTTATCAGGCCATGTAACAATGCTCATATAAAGCGTGTTTCTCTGCTTTCGTTACGCTTTACCTCATCATCCAAGTGAGTTGATAGGTAAAACTCGGTTTTGAATAGGCATTTATTGCTAAAGGTAAATATCAATGAAAAAGTTAACCATTCTAGCGCTTGCTGCTACCACCGCGTTGGCCTCTATGTCGGCTTCCGCTAAGCAACCTGAACTTGAACAGCTGCAGGCCGGAGCAGAGCTTGCAAATAGCAGTGCTCGCTGCCTAGCTGCTCATGCTTATATTAATGATAAAGATGAACGTGAAGCGTTGTTGCAAATGATCGCCAACATGCCGGACCAGCGGATCAATCGCGAGTCTATTGGGTTTATGACAGTGTTAAGTTATGCCTTGGGAGAAGCTTCAATGGGCTTGCATGCGGTAGAGCATGATAGCGGTAAAGAAGAAGCGCGGGCTATGGCTCAAGTGGTGTACGACAACAACCATTGTAACATTGAGGAAGTATTGCGTAGCGTTGGGTAGGGCGGTACTTCTGAGGCTAAGCACAGGCCGCTTGCAGAGGGCATCTCTACAAGCGGTATTCAATAGTTACAACCAAGCTGTTCTAAGGCGTGCTAGCTAGCCTGAGCCCTGTTAGCACGGGTATTCTCTACCAGCGCTAAGGGGGGCTTTTGCTGCACATAATTAGACAATGCTTGTTGTTGCTCAGCGTTAAAGTGCAAACCCTGTTTTGTACGTCGCCATAGAATATCTTCAGCTTGATAAGCCCATTCTTTATCATACAAGTAATCCACTTCTACTTGGTACAGTGTACCGGCAAATAGCTTACCTAAGCCCTGTTGTTCAGCAGTATGCAATAGCTGACCAGCATTGCTGCCAAATTGCATACACCAGCGCTCGACCAATTTCGTATCAAGATTCGGGTATTTGTTTTGCTGCTGCTTAATAAAGGTGTCTCTTGAACACTGTAGTGAGCCGCCGGGTAAGCAAGTGGCTTTTGTCCAGGCTGGGCCAAGATTATTGATTCGAGGTTCTAGCATTAACAAGGCCGCTTCTGCGAGTTTTCGATAGGTGGTCAGTTTGCCACCAAATACCGATAATAGTGGCGCACCTTCGCTTTCTTCGCTGAGCTCTAAGGTGTAATCGCGAGTCACCGCTGAGGGATCGTCTGATTCATCTTGGCACAGTGGTCTAACGCCAGAGAACGAGTGAATAACGTCACTAGGTGAAATTTGGTGTTTAAAGTGCTGATTCACCACATCGCAAAGATAACTAATTTCTTGTTCGGAGATCGCTACTTTTGCTGGGTTACCTTGGTACTCGACATCGGTTGTGCCGACTAAGGAGTAGTCTTGTTGATAGGGGATGACAAATACGATGCGTTTGTCGGTATTTTGCAGGATATAAGCTTGTTCCTCTTGGTGTAGCCTTGGTACAACGATGTGACTGCCTTTGACTAAACGAATAGTGCGAGGTGGTGTTTGGTGCATGTGTTGTTCGATAAATTGCTGTACCCACGGCCCAGCAGCATTTACCAAAGTATTACAACGGTATTGTTGCTGTATTCCGGTATGCGTATCGCGCACCTCTACTAACCAATGCTGGGCTTGGCGTTTTGCCGCCACCACTTGCTGTCGCGGTGCAATGTAGGCGCCGTGTTTTTCCGCCAATAGGGCATTGCTAATTACTAAGCGGGCGTCATCGACCCAGCAATCAGAGTATTCAAAGCCTTTGGTAATGTCGGCTTTTAGTACGCTATCGTTACCAAAATGTAACCCCGTGCAGCCGGGTAACGTACCGCGCTGAGCCAGGTTATCGTAGAGGAATAAACCCATGCGGATCAGTAACCATGGCCGAAGGTGTGGGCGGTGTGGCAAACGAAAGCGCATTGGCTCTACGATGTGAGGAGCCATTTTTAATAACACTTCTCGCTCTTTAAGGGCTTCACTGACTAAACGAAACTCATAGTGCTCCAAATATCGCAAACCACCATGAATTAACTTAGAGCTGGCAGAGGAGGTGGCGCTAGCCAGATCATTTTGTTCAAACAAGGCGACACGTTGACCACGGCCTGCGGCATCAGCTGCGATACCTGCACCGTTGATGCCACCGCCTATTACAATCAAGTCATAGTTATATTGGTCGTTTGCTTGTTCCATTGCTTGCGATCCTTTATGTAAAGTTCGTTTACTTTCGTTATCGAGCATAATAGAGCATTATGAGATTAAAAAACAACCGCCAATGTAAAAAATCTTGTGTTAAAGGGGGAAACTACTTTAACCCAAGATTGTCAGTGTGGAGTAATTGCTCTAGAGTGTTACATTCTATTAACAATTGATCGGTGTTTAATGAAGATTCACCAGCTTGAAGGCTTTATTCAAAATATTTTTTTAGTGGAGTACCCCGATAAGTTACTGCTGCTCGATGGCTGTTGTCGTGCAGATGTACCGTTAGTAAAAAGCTTTATCACCCAAGACCTAGGTAGACCATTTGAGCAGCTTAAGTTGATTATGGTTACCCATATGCACCCCGACCACGCCGGTGGTGCTAGCTATTTACAGCGTCACTACGCTATCGATGTGGCTGCTGCAAATTGTCCTGGAGAGTGGTATCAAGGTGTTGCTGGGCGCTGTCAGCATCTCGTTGATTTAGGCTTGGCCTATTACGTAGGGCGACGCCATCAACGTCGCCGTGCTAATTTGTGGTATCCGCCGGTCATCAAAGCCGATCACCGCTTGCATGATTGTCAGCTAATACCGGGATTTAATGATTGGCAAGTCCTGTTTACCCCAGGTCACACCGACCGCGATCTATCCTTGTATCACCCTACCAGCCAAACCTTGTACGTGGCAGATACTATTTTACGGGTAAAAGGAAAGTTGATATGTCCTTTTCCAATAAGCCAACCGGCCGCCTATCGGGCATCTTTAGAGCGATATCGTCCGCTGGAGGTTAGCCAGTACTTACTGGCACATGGCCAAGGGGGAGTGATTAGTAGTGAAGAACTGAGCGCCTTACAACAACTTTGCCCAAACTCTCCAAGCACTTATAAAGGTTTTTTAGGTAGCTTAATACGTAAGCGCTTCGCTTGATTGACCGTTTAGTGCTGGCGGACATAAACGTAATTGAACTTCTTCACGCTTTAAAATATCGGCAATATCTTGGGGGACTGACTTATCGGTATAAAGCTGATCAACCTGCGCTATGTTGCCAATGTTGATCATTGCATTACGGCCAAATTTACTGTGGTCTGCGGCTAAAATAACATTGCGAGAACAAGCAATAATCGCTTGAGTTACCCGTACTTCATGGTAGTCGAAGTCGAGTAACGAGCCTTCCAAATCAATGCCGCTGACGGTAATCACGCCATAATCTAAGCGAAACTGCTTAATAAAGTCGATGGTGGCCTCGCCCACTATGCCGCCATCTTTATTTCGCAAGGCCCCTCCCGCCATAATGACGTTGAAATCATCTTTCACCATGAGCAACGCTGCAACATGAATATTGTTGGTGATAATGCGTAGGTCTCGATGATTAAGTAGGGCGCGAGCAATAGTTTCTGCAGTGGTCCCGATATCTAAAAACAACGAAGCACCATTGGGGATCTGTTCCGCAATTTTTAAGGCGATGCTCTCTTTTTCTAAGTGTTGTTTAATTTTACGGTTGGAATATGAATCATTTACTACACTGCTAGCTAGCAGCGATGCCCCGCCATGGTGGCGGTGAATGAGTTTTTGCTCGGCCAATACATTTAAGTCTCGGCGAATGGTTTGCGGGCTTACATTTAGCGTTTCAACGAGTTCTTCTGTCGCGACAAAACCTTGGGTTTTAATCACTTGCAGTATTTGCTGGTGGCGTTGGGTCTGCTTCACAACTGGGTTCCGTTATTGCTATGGAGTGTGGCACTGGCTTAAGTCTACTTAAAAACTCGTTTTTGTCACGGTTAACAAAGTGATACAGGCTAGGTTAAAGCAACTTAGTGAGAAGTAATCGCAGCGATAAAATTAAGTTTATGTCACGTAACGGTTAAAAAAATGTTCTAAAATGTTCGTTTTCGAGCATAATAACTGGAAATGATAATCTGGAATGAATCTCACAATGGACACGGCGCGTTATATTGTTGCTCTTGATCAGGGCACGACTAGCTCAAGAGCGATCATCTTTAACCAACAGTCGGAAATCGTTGGCAGCGTACAGCGCGAATTTAGCCAGTTTTTCCCTAAATCAGGTTGGGTCGAGCACAATCCGATGGAAATATGGGCTAGCCAAAGCGCCTCATTAACCGAAGTATTGGCTAAAACCGGCATCCGCAGCGATCAGATTGCCGCCATTGGTATCACTAACCAACGTGAAACCACCATTGTTTGGGACAAAAATACTGGACAACCTATCTACAACGCCATTGTTTGGCAGTGTCGCCGTACGACTGAGCTGTGCGAACAACTCCGCGAGCAAGGCTGGGCAGACTACATTCAAGAATCTACAGGCTTGGTCATTGATGCTTATTTTTCAGGCTCAAAACTTAAATGGATCCTCGACAACGTAGCAGGAGCCCGTGAAAAAGCCGAAGCGGGTGACCTGCTGTTTGGCACCGTTGATACCTGGCTGGTATGGA is a window from the Agarivorans sp. TSD2052 genome containing:
- a CDS encoding MBL fold metallo-hydrolase, with the protein product MKIHQLEGFIQNIFLVEYPDKLLLLDGCCRADVPLVKSFITQDLGRPFEQLKLIMVTHMHPDHAGGASYLQRHYAIDVAAANCPGEWYQGVAGRCQHLVDLGLAYYVGRRHQRRRANLWYPPVIKADHRLHDCQLIPGFNDWQVLFTPGHTDRDLSLYHPTSQTLYVADTILRVKGKLICPFPISQPAAYRASLERYRPLEVSQYLLAHGQGGVISSEELSALQQLCPNSPSTYKGFLGSLIRKRFA
- the glpD gene encoding glycerol-3-phosphate dehydrogenase; the encoded protein is MEQANDQYNYDLIVIGGGINGAGIAADAAGRGQRVALFEQNDLASATSSASSKLIHGGLRYLEHYEFRLVSEALKEREVLLKMAPHIVEPMRFRLPHRPHLRPWLLIRMGLFLYDNLAQRGTLPGCTGLHFGNDSVLKADITKGFEYSDCWVDDARLVISNALLAEKHGAYIAPRQQVVAAKRQAQHWLVEVRDTHTGIQQQYRCNTLVNAAGPWVQQFIEQHMHQTPPRTIRLVKGSHIVVPRLHQEEQAYILQNTDKRIVFVIPYQQDYSLVGTTDVEYQGNPAKVAISEQEISYLCDVVNQHFKHQISPSDVIHSFSGVRPLCQDESDDPSAVTRDYTLELSEESEGAPLLSVFGGKLTTYRKLAEAALLMLEPRINNLGPAWTKATCLPGGSLQCSRDTFIKQQQNKYPNLDTKLVERWCMQFGSNAGQLLHTAEQQGLGKLFAGTLYQVEVDYLYDKEWAYQAEDILWRRTKQGLHFNAEQQQALSNYVQQKPPLALVENTRANRAQAS
- the arnC gene encoding undecaprenyl-phosphate 4-deoxy-4-formamido-L-arabinose transferase, with protein sequence MRHKQQINFVSIVIPVYNEADSLQELIERTCAAADTMGKDYEVLLVDDGSKDNSADIIEAASANEGSHIVGIILNRNYGQHNAIMAGFEHVRGDLIVTLDADLQNPPEEIPNLVAKAEEGYDSVGTVRKNRQDSRLRRYPSMLINKIVKRSTGVEMNDYGCMLRAYRRHVVDAMLQCHERSTFIPILANGFARHTVEIDVEHSERQQGESKYNVLGLINLMFDLLTSMTTAPLRMLSLVGGAIAALGSLFGLILLAMRLLYGAEWGVDGVFPLFAILFIFIGAQFVGLGLLGEYIGRIYSDVRARPRYYVQDVLVGEATQQARTSNESKSSPSES
- the arnB gene encoding UDP-4-amino-4-deoxy-L-arabinose aminotransferase; this encodes MNQTFLPLSRPAIEQQEIDAVVDVLKSGWITTGPKNAELETAIKDYTGAEHAVALSSATAGLHLTLVALGIGPGDEVITPSMTWVSTVNLITLMGAKPVFVDVDADTLMTTADRIEALITDNTKLIVPVHYAGAPLDLDAIYALAERFNIPVVEDAAHAIGCEYKGRPIGKTGHCIFSLHAIKNVTTAEGGIFTTNDGQLADRIRRLKFHGLGVDAFDRETHGRAPQAEVIEPGYKYNMPDICAVLGLGQMQRLAQITKQRQNLVAHYRQLLSTVDGISPLSIPDYPHTHCWHLMIVRVEPSICGFDRDQLISMLKQVDIGAGIHFKACHSQKYYRENYQTRFGAINPDLNNTEFNSQRICSLPLFPDMQLSDVERVVAAITNFIGTLHEA
- a CDS encoding DeoR/GlpR family transcriptional regulator, translated to MKQTQRHQQILQVIKTQGFVATEELVETLNVSPQTIRRDLNVLAEQKLIHRHHGGASLLASSVVNDSYSNRKIKQHLEKESIALKIAEQIPNGASLFLDIGTTAETIARALLNHRDLRIITNNIHVAALLMVKDDFNVIMAGGALRNKDGGIVGEATIDFIKQFRLDYGVITVSGIDLEGSLLDFDYHEVRVTQAIIACSRNVILAADHSKFGRNAMINIGNIAQVDQLYTDKSVPQDIADILKREEVQLRLCPPALNGQSSEALTY